A genomic segment from Alteribacillus bidgolensis encodes:
- a CDS encoding ABC transporter ATP-binding protein, with product MADVIIDNVEKTFFDKENKSSFTVFKDITTEIKSGEFVSLLGPSGCGKSTLLNIIAGLEQPTNGIINVGTKKVKEPGPDRGVVFQESALMPWLTVLDNVMFGLRKKMKKEEAKERAKYFLKLVHLSKFIDSYPHELSGGMKQRVSIARTLALDPDILLMDEPFGALDEQTRSMLHKEVQYIWEKTQKTIVFVTHNIRESILLSDRIVLMGTRPGRIVEIFDVPLDRPRKPSSKQFGELEERIQQKLAREIEKVMREEMGDDYNSKKGALLYHSDRNMGNNI from the coding sequence ATGGCTGATGTCATTATAGATAATGTAGAAAAAACATTTTTTGATAAAGAAAACAAATCATCATTTACAGTTTTTAAGGATATTACAACCGAAATTAAATCGGGGGAATTTGTCTCGTTGTTAGGACCTTCAGGGTGTGGCAAGTCTACTCTTTTAAACATTATTGCCGGACTTGAGCAACCGACAAACGGAATAATTAATGTAGGTACTAAAAAAGTAAAAGAACCTGGACCTGATCGCGGCGTTGTTTTTCAAGAGTCTGCGCTAATGCCATGGCTGACGGTTTTAGATAACGTAATGTTTGGTCTCCGAAAGAAAATGAAAAAAGAAGAAGCAAAAGAAAGAGCCAAATACTTCTTAAAATTAGTTCATTTAAGTAAATTTATTGACTCTTACCCACATGAACTTTCAGGAGGCATGAAACAACGCGTGTCCATTGCAAGAACGCTTGCCTTAGACCCTGATATTCTTCTTATGGATGAACCGTTTGGAGCTTTAGATGAACAAACCCGTTCTATGCTCCATAAAGAAGTACAATACATCTGGGAGAAAACACAGAAAACGATTGTGTTTGTCACTCATAACATTCGCGAATCCATCCTTCTTTCTGATCGGATTGTGTTGATGGGAACCCGCCCAGGAAGAATTGTTGAAATATTTGATGTACCACTTGATAGACCAAGAAAACCATCATCTAAACAATTTGGCGAGCTTGAAGAAAGAATTCAGCAAAAACTAGCAAGAGAAATTGAGAAAGTGATGAGAGAGGAGATGGGTGATGATTACAACAGTAAGAAGGGTGCTCTTCTTTATCATTCTGATCGCAACATGGGAAATAATATATAG
- a CDS encoding aliphatic sulfonate ABC transporter substrate-binding protein — MKKWGLTTLISIAVLGLTACGGGESVSGDGENNGGEINIGYFPNLDHAAGIIGKQEGIFEEELEGTDVEFTNFPNGNDFIEALDAGDLDIGYVGPGPAINYHLSGGDIKILSGAANGATLIVSSEDSGIESLDDFDGKSFCTPGNGCTHNVQLEIMLQELGMESNRVGGTVEHQSRVDPASMMVRFEQGEVDAAAAPEPWGTYLVEELNANVVTEWDEVFLGESLPSVVLVTSEEFMEENPEKVESVLAAHEKAVAFTGEYEEETLNAVNDLVYELSQTQFSDGVLQNAWERMNITTEVSADALQSWADASYELGFIEDEPNLEGLVDTSLLEEIEEKE, encoded by the coding sequence ATGAAAAAATGGGGTCTTACAACCCTCATATCCATAGCAGTCTTAGGACTAACTGCTTGCGGCGGTGGGGAGTCTGTTTCAGGTGACGGAGAAAACAACGGCGGGGAAATTAATATAGGTTACTTTCCTAATCTTGACCATGCTGCAGGAATCATCGGAAAACAAGAAGGTATTTTTGAAGAAGAGCTAGAAGGAACTGACGTAGAATTTACTAACTTTCCAAATGGAAATGATTTTATTGAAGCTCTTGACGCTGGGGATTTAGATATTGGTTATGTGGGTCCAGGACCAGCTATTAACTATCATTTAAGCGGCGGGGATATAAAAATACTAAGCGGTGCCGCAAACGGCGCTACTCTGATTGTTTCAAGTGAAGACTCCGGCATTGAGTCCTTAGATGATTTTGATGGGAAATCCTTTTGCACCCCTGGAAACGGCTGTACCCATAACGTCCAGTTAGAAATTATGCTTCAAGAACTTGGTATGGAATCAAATCGAGTAGGCGGAACAGTCGAACACCAATCACGTGTGGATCCAGCTTCTATGATGGTTCGCTTTGAACAAGGGGAAGTAGATGCTGCCGCTGCACCCGAGCCATGGGGAACCTACCTTGTCGAAGAATTAAATGCAAATGTGGTTACAGAGTGGGATGAAGTATTCCTTGGAGAATCTCTACCAAGTGTTGTCCTAGTAACATCAGAAGAATTTATGGAAGAAAATCCAGAGAAAGTTGAAAGTGTTCTAGCTGCACATGAAAAAGCGGTGGCATTCACAGGAGAATACGAAGAAGAAACGCTCAATGCTGTTAACGATCTTGTATATGAACTTTCTCAAACTCAATTTTCAGACGGTGTATTGCAAAACGCATGGGAGCGCATGAATATTACCACAGAAGTTTCTGCAGATGCCCTTCAATCTTGGGCCGATGCATCCTATGAACTCGGCTTTATTGAAGACGAACCAAATTTGGAGGGACTTGTTGATACTTCATTATTGGAAGAAATAGAAGAGAAAGAATAA
- the hemY gene encoding protoporphyrinogen oxidase, with product MKVAIIGGGITGLTAAYYLQKETMSQNINMDYHLYESSSQLGGKIQTDYHNGFIIEQGPDSFLARKESAAKLAKEVGLEHELIFNNAGKAYVLKGQTLHPIPGGAIMGIPTKLGPFLTTSLFSPAGKTRAALDLFLPKSSTNNDQSLGGFFRRRLGSEVVDNLIEPLLSGIYAGDIDRLSLQSTFPQFHQVEQKHRSLILGMKASRPLEKSQEKKTGAFQTLRNGLQSLVDGLENHLDEDAINKNKTLEQIVPEQSQYKLLFTDGDSKIFDRVILATPPHVNAKLFNDKETQHLFSSITSTSVATVAMAFEEEQIPEDFNGTGFVVSKKSDYTITACTWTHLKWEHTAPKGKALLRCYVGKPGGESIVEEDDESIIEVVLKDLNKVMNVNGRPEYYKITRWRNSMPQYEVDHAIQMDKIKNTIQASYPGVFVAGAAYEGVGLPDCINQGEDVIHQLLTSLNEK from the coding sequence ATGAAAGTAGCAATTATTGGCGGCGGGATAACGGGGCTGACCGCTGCTTATTATTTACAGAAAGAAACGATGAGTCAAAACATCAATATGGATTATCATTTATATGAAAGTTCTAGTCAACTTGGCGGGAAAATACAAACGGATTATCATAATGGTTTTATCATTGAACAAGGACCGGATTCTTTCTTGGCAAGAAAAGAAAGTGCTGCAAAACTAGCTAAAGAAGTAGGACTAGAGCATGAACTCATCTTTAATAATGCAGGGAAAGCATATGTTTTAAAAGGCCAAACGCTTCATCCAATTCCTGGTGGAGCTATAATGGGAATCCCGACAAAACTTGGTCCATTTTTGACAACAAGCCTTTTTTCACCTGCTGGTAAGACCAGAGCAGCCTTGGACCTCTTCTTACCAAAAAGCAGTACAAATAATGATCAATCATTAGGCGGTTTTTTTCGACGCCGTCTTGGCAGTGAAGTTGTAGATAATCTCATTGAGCCGCTTCTCTCAGGAATTTATGCAGGCGATATTGATCGCTTAAGCTTGCAATCAACTTTTCCTCAGTTTCATCAAGTGGAACAAAAACATCGCAGTTTAATTCTCGGAATGAAGGCATCCAGGCCTCTTGAAAAATCGCAAGAAAAGAAGACAGGAGCATTTCAAACATTAAGGAATGGCCTGCAATCGCTGGTGGATGGACTAGAAAACCATTTAGACGAAGATGCGATTAATAAAAACAAAACATTAGAGCAAATCGTGCCAGAACAGAGCCAATATAAACTGTTATTTACAGACGGTGATTCAAAAATTTTTGATAGAGTAATTTTGGCAACCCCGCCTCATGTAAATGCGAAGCTCTTTAATGATAAGGAGACCCAGCATTTATTTTCTTCGATTACTTCTACATCAGTGGCTACTGTTGCAATGGCTTTTGAGGAGGAGCAAATTCCGGAGGATTTTAATGGCACAGGATTTGTTGTATCTAAAAAAAGTGATTATACGATAACTGCTTGCACATGGACTCATTTAAAATGGGAGCATACTGCGCCAAAAGGGAAAGCTCTCCTTCGCTGTTACGTAGGGAAGCCAGGAGGCGAAAGTATTGTGGAAGAAGATGATGAGAGTATAATAGAAGTCGTACTAAAAGATTTAAACAAAGTAATGAATGTGAACGGACGACCTGAATATTACAAGATTACACGCTGGCGGAATTCTATGCCTCAATATGAAGTGGACCATGCTATACAAATGGATAAAATAAAAAACACAATTCAAGCATCATACCCTGGTGTGTTTGTTGCTGGAGCGGCTTATGAAGGGGTTGGCTTACCGGATTGTATCAACCAGGGAGAAGACGTCATCCATCAATTATTAACATCCCTGAATGAAAAATAA
- a CDS encoding ABC transporter permease, whose protein sequence is MITTVRRVLFFIILIATWEIIYRINLSLQFFPGTGFPSPFNSVNELYIGFFETGILTEALTTSIQRLIIGFIIAIIIGTALGLLLARSKLADETLGSLVIALQSIPSIVWLPIMLMLFGTGTLSIVMIVTLGGTWVMTSNMRLGIKSVQPILIRAARTLGYKGSELVWRVMIPAAVPSFLSGTRLAWAFAWRALMAAELIGSGGLGRTLMDARDFYNMDLVIAIMIIIATIGLIMEYVIFDRIERKVFSRWGLSS, encoded by the coding sequence ATGATTACAACAGTAAGAAGGGTGCTCTTCTTTATCATTCTGATCGCAACATGGGAAATAATATATAGGATTAATTTATCGCTTCAATTCTTTCCAGGTACAGGGTTTCCATCGCCCTTTAATTCAGTAAACGAACTATACATTGGCTTTTTTGAGACAGGTATATTAACAGAAGCACTTACAACCAGTATTCAAAGGTTAATAATCGGATTTATCATTGCGATTATTATTGGCACAGCTCTCGGTCTATTGTTAGCACGTTCTAAATTAGCTGATGAAACGCTTGGTTCGCTTGTGATTGCTCTTCAATCGATACCTAGTATTGTTTGGCTGCCAATCATGTTAATGTTATTTGGTACCGGAACGCTTTCTATTGTCATGATCGTCACTTTAGGAGGAACATGGGTTATGACCTCTAATATGAGGCTCGGCATTAAATCCGTTCAGCCTATTTTGATTAGAGCTGCCAGAACATTAGGATATAAAGGGTCTGAACTTGTGTGGCGTGTTATGATTCCAGCAGCTGTTCCATCTTTTTTATCAGGAACGAGACTGGCTTGGGCTTTTGCTTGGAGAGCATTGATGGCTGCTGAATTGATAGGATCAGGCGGTTTAGGGCGCACCTTAATGGACGCTAGAGATTTTTATAATATGGATTTAGTTATCGCTATAATGATTATCATTGCAACAATCGGTCTTATTATGGAGTATGTTATTTTTGATCGCATAGAAAGAAAAGTTTTTTCACGCTGGGGATTGTCTTCTTAA